GGGCGGTGAGTTTCCGCTCCGCATGGGGCGGGAGATCATCATCGGCCGGTCGTCGGACCTGGACATGGTGCTGGTCGAGGACATGGTGTCCCGACGCCACGCCAAGATTTCGACCACCAACGGCGAGATCACGATCCAGGACCTCGGATCCACCAACGGCACGTTCGTCAACGGCGAAAAAATTACGCGCGCTCGCCTGTCCGAGGGCGACCGGATCCTGGTCGGCACGTCGATCATCAAGCTCGTCGCGGCCGACCCGTCGCAGGCGCACCACCACTCGGAGGCCGAAGCGCGCCGGCGCCTGCAGCAGGGCGCGCGCCAGTCCACGTCGGGCCGGCCCATGTCCGGCGTCATCGAGGAGATCCCACTGCCGGACCTGCTGCAACTGCTGTCGACCAGCCGCAAGTCGGGCGTGCTGTCGATCGCGTCGCCTACGGCGGTGGGCAAGATCTACCTGCGCAAGGGCCAGATCTACTTCGCCGCGATCAACGACGACTTCAATCTGCAACCGCAAAAGGCGATCTACCGGATGCTCACCTGGCAGACGGGCACGTTCGAACTCGAACCCGCCGTCGAGATCCAGGTGATGGAGGAAATCCAAGAGTCGACCGAGGCGCTGCTGATGGAAGGCGTGCGCCAGCTCGACGAGATGCGCCGGCTCGAGGACAAGCTGCCGCCGATGACGTCGAGCCTCGCGGTGCCGACGCCGCTGGCGGGGCGGTTGCGCGACCTGTCGCCGGAGCAGCTAGATACGTTCCAGCTCGTCCTCGATCACGGCATGGTTCAAGCGGTGCTCGACCACTATCCGGGCAGCGATCTCGACGCCGCGACCCACCTCGTCGAGCTGCTCGAGCGCGAATTCGTCGTCGTACCGTAGCCGCCGGCGCCTACACGTCGAGTTCGAGTCCCTCCGCCGCGGCGGTGAGCGCGATGTCGCGACCGCCGTGCGCGTCGAGCCATGCGCGGCAGCGATCGCGCAGCGCGTCGACGTCGTCGTCCGCGTAGTCCTGGTCGTAGTGAAACATCACGAGGTGGCGCGCG
This DNA window, taken from Deltaproteobacteria bacterium, encodes the following:
- a CDS encoding DUF4388 domain-containing protein; its protein translation is MSDTPQYALRFISGKYQGGEFPLRMGREIIIGRSSDLDMVLVEDMVSRRHAKISTTNGEITIQDLGSTNGTFVNGEKITRARLSEGDRILVGTSIIKLVAADPSQAHHHSEAEARRRLQQGARQSTSGRPMSGVIEEIPLPDLLQLLSTSRKSGVLSIASPTAVGKIYLRKGQIYFAAINDDFNLQPQKAIYRMLTWQTGTFELEPAVEIQVMEEIQESTEALLMEGVRQLDEMRRLEDKLPPMTSSLAVPTPLAGRLRDLSPEQLDTFQLVLDHGMVQAVLDHYPGSDLDAATHLVELLEREFVVVP